In Salvia miltiorrhiza cultivar Shanhuang (shh) unplaced genomic scaffold, IMPLAD_Smil_shh fragScaff_scaffold_135_1, whole genome shotgun sequence, the following are encoded in one genomic region:
- the LOC131002459 gene encoding uncharacterized protein LOC131002459 gives MPQYAKFLRDVVSRKKKLGDFETVNLNEECSAILQRKLHAKIKDSSSFTLSCIIGGQQFGRALCDLGASINLMHLSIFQRLAIGEMKPTSMVLQMVDRLVTYPHGVVEDVLVRTQLSRNLREETWPASVEQSVVDRNIACTNLLEEIIFLSS, from the exons ATGCCCCAGTATGCCAAGTTCCTTAGGGACGTTGTCTCGCGCAAGAAAAAGTTGGGGGATTTCGAGACTGTCAACCTCAACGAGGAGTGTAGTGCAATTCTACAAAGAAAGCTGCATGCGAAGATCAAGGATTCGAGCAGTTTCACCTTATCatgcattattggaggccagcagtTTGGAAGGGCGCTCTGTGATTTGGGAGCGAGCATCAATCTTATGCATCTCTCTATTTTTCAGCGACTGGCCATTGGGGAGATGAAGCCTACATCTATGGTGTTGCAGATGGTAGATAGGTTGGTTACCTACCCACATGGAGTTGTGGAGGACGTGCTTGTAAG gacccagcTGAGCAGAAATCTCAGGGAAGAGACATGGCCGGCAAGTGTGGAGCAGAGCGTGGTTGATCGCAACATTGCTTGTACCAACCTCCTTGAGGAAATTATTtttctgtcgagctaa